The Desulfobacterales bacterium genome window below encodes:
- a CDS encoding efflux RND transporter permease subunit translates to MIVSDTAVRQRVSVMVLALIILVIGTYCYQSLPRESDPDITIPNVFVSTTYKGVSAADIETSITIHIEKKLKGLEGVKKISSISAQGLSSINIEFETDVNIDDALQKVRDRVDEAKNDLPADLEQDPSVFEVNFSERPIVIFSLSGTCGIVRLKEIADDLKDEIDTIPGVLEAVVTGGLEREILVEAFPEKLAYYNIPIFNLQQVVTSENRNTSGGVVRLGDGRYQIRVPGEFKSPDEIYTLVVGTHQGQPVYLKDVARVRDGFKEETSRSRLNGREAVNIMVKKRSGENIIAIADAVDDLLDRLEPTWPQGTEITKLMDKAKDIRRMVADLENNILSGLVLVVIVLFFALGIRNAVLVSMAIPFSMLLSFMVLYALGITLNMVVLFSLSLALGMLVDNAIVIVENIYRYLEQGVPRIQAAMRATSEVAYPVIGSTLTTLAAFSPMLFWPGIMGEFMGYLPLTLIVTLSSSLFVAMVINPALAAFFMRVKGGDGKNKGGLSGEEVARAGESPVTITGPILRFYVRLLKGALNHRLVVISSSFATLLLMFFVWQLTIGLEKPIEFFPNIEPKSMYVNIETPEGAGLDYVDRLVRETELAVIGVGHDHDYDVAYLPKEHKKKDGATFTGPSDLDNVEYIYAKAVIASGPGSRFDANAPNHVGIQFIDLEDRITPSSETLEEIRQRVKDIPGGKITVAEQAEGPPTGAPINIEIAGANFQVLGRLARSIRAIIGNVPFVEDIQDDFVEGTPTVRIRVDRQKAALFGLTTDNIGAALKTAYNGQDVSTFREGGEDYDITVQLPDRERRVIDVLRELLLPTPSGKLVPLSTLATVDYTGSIGDIVRIDHERVVTVKANVDETKVPGPVARAMAEELLREFPLPPGYRITFTGELEFQQESEDFLSKAFIIALFLIFLILVTQFNSISQPFIIMTSVILSLGGVFLGLTVIKSPFGIIMTGVGVISLAGVVVNNGIVLIDYTNKLRQRGLALREAVVAAGATRLRPVVLTAITTILGLIPMVTGVSFDFHQGTISWVSESSQWWRSMAIVVIFGLMIATFLTLVVTPTLYASFVEGGQRLNNFAARLQRLYWRPYEWLARESGDRGQGTEDG, encoded by the coding sequence ATGATCGTCTCCGATACCGCGGTCCGCCAGCGGGTCAGCGTCATGGTCCTGGCCCTGATCATCCTGGTGATCGGGACCTACTGCTACCAGTCGCTGCCCCGGGAGAGCGACCCGGACATCACCATCCCCAACGTCTTTGTCTCCACCACCTACAAGGGGGTCTCGGCCGCGGACATCGAGACCTCGATCACCATCCATATCGAAAAAAAGCTCAAGGGGCTGGAGGGGGTGAAGAAGATCAGCTCGATCAGCGCCCAAGGGCTCTCCTCGATCAATATCGAGTTTGAAACCGATGTTAACATCGACGATGCCCTGCAAAAGGTGCGGGACCGGGTGGACGAGGCCAAGAACGACCTGCCCGCCGATCTGGAGCAGGACCCCTCGGTGTTTGAGGTCAATTTTTCCGAACGGCCGATCGTGATTTTTTCCTTGAGCGGCACCTGCGGGATCGTCCGGCTCAAGGAGATCGCCGATGATCTCAAGGATGAGATCGATACCATTCCCGGGGTGCTGGAGGCGGTGGTCACCGGCGGCCTGGAACGCGAGATCCTGGTAGAGGCATTTCCCGAGAAACTGGCCTACTACAATATCCCGATCTTCAACCTGCAGCAGGTGGTGACCAGCGAGAACCGCAACACCTCGGGCGGGGTGGTCCGGCTGGGCGACGGCCGCTACCAGATCCGGGTGCCCGGCGAGTTCAAGAGCCCGGATGAGATATACACCCTGGTGGTGGGCACCCACCAGGGTCAGCCCGTCTATCTCAAGGATGTGGCCCGGGTCAGGGACGGATTCAAGGAGGAGACCAGCCGCTCCCGGTTGAACGGCCGCGAGGCGGTCAACATCATGGTCAAGAAACGGTCCGGTGAGAATATCATCGCCATTGCCGATGCCGTCGACGATCTGCTCGACCGGCTGGAGCCCACCTGGCCCCAGGGTACCGAGATCACCAAGTTGATGGACAAGGCCAAGGATATCCGCAGGATGGTCGCGGATCTGGAGAACAATATCCTCTCGGGCCTGGTCCTGGTGGTAATTGTCCTTTTCTTTGCCCTGGGTATCCGTAACGCGGTGCTGGTCAGCATGGCGATCCCCTTTTCCATGCTGTTGTCGTTCATGGTTCTCTATGCCCTGGGCATCACCCTGAACATGGTGGTGCTTTTTTCACTGTCCCTGGCCCTGGGCATGCTGGTGGACAACGCCATTGTCATTGTTGAAAACATCTACCGTTACCTGGAGCAGGGGGTGCCGCGCATCCAGGCGGCCATGCGCGCCACCTCAGAGGTGGCCTATCCGGTGATCGGCTCCACCCTGACCACCCTGGCCGCCTTTTCGCCCATGCTGTTCTGGCCCGGGATCATGGGGGAGTTCATGGGCTACCTGCCGCTTACCCTGATCGTCACCCTCTCGTCAAGCCTGTTCGTCGCCATGGTGATCAACCCGGCCCTGGCCGCCTTTTTCATGCGGGTCAAGGGAGGCGACGGCAAGAACAAGGGCGGTTTGAGTGGAGAAGAGGTCGCCCGGGCCGGCGAGAGTCCGGTAACGATCACCGGACCGATTCTCCGCTTCTACGTCCGGCTGCTCAAGGGCGCGCTCAACCATCGACTGGTGGTTATCTCCAGTTCGTTCGCCACCCTGCTGTTGATGTTTTTCGTCTGGCAGCTGACAATCGGCCTGGAAAAACCGATTGAGTTCTTTCCCAACATCGAACCCAAGTCGATGTACGTCAACATCGAGACCCCGGAGGGCGCCGGGCTCGACTATGTGGACCGGTTGGTCCGGGAGACGGAACTGGCGGTCATCGGCGTCGGCCACGACCATGATTATGATGTTGCCTATCTGCCCAAGGAACATAAAAAGAAAGACGGCGCCACCTTTACCGGGCCCAGCGACCTGGACAACGTGGAGTATATCTACGCCAAGGCGGTGATCGCCTCCGGTCCGGGGAGTCGTTTCGATGCCAATGCCCCCAACCATGTGGGTATTCAGTTCATCGACCTTGAGGACCGGATCACCCCGTCGTCCGAGACCCTGGAGGAGATCCGCCAACGGGTCAAGGATATCCCCGGCGGCAAGATCACCGTGGCCGAGCAGGCCGAGGGCCCGCCCACCGGCGCGCCCATCAATATCGAGATCGCCGGTGCTAATTTTCAGGTCCTGGGCCGGCTGGCCAGGTCGATCCGGGCGATCATCGGTAATGTGCCCTTTGTCGAGGACATCCAGGACGATTTTGTCGAAGGCACCCCCACGGTGCGGATCCGGGTGGACCGGCAGAAGGCGGCCCTGTTCGGCCTGACCACCGATAATATCGGCGCCGCCTTAAAGACCGCTTATAACGGCCAGGATGTCTCCACTTTTCGCGAGGGCGGCGAGGACTATGACATCACGGTCCAGCTCCCGGACCGCGAGCGACGGGTCATCGACGTGTTGCGGGAGCTGCTGCTGCCCACCCCCTCCGGCAAACTGGTGCCGCTGTCTACCCTGGCCACGGTGGACTATACCGGCTCAATTGGTGATATCGTCCGCATTGACCATGAGCGGGTGGTCACGGTCAAGGCCAATGTGGATGAGACCAAGGTGCCGGGCCCGGTGGCCCGGGCCATGGCTGAGGAGCTTTTGCGGGAGTTCCCCCTGCCGCCCGGCTATCGGATCACCTTTACCGGCGAACTGGAGTTTCAGCAGGAGTCCGAGGATTTTCTGAGCAAGGCTTTTATAATAGCCCTGTTCCTTATTTTCCTTATCCTGGTCACCCAGTTCAACTCGATATCCCAGCCCTTTATCATCATGACCTCGGTGATTCTTTCCCTGGGCGGCGTCTTTCTCGGCTTGACCGTTATCAAGTCGCCGTTCGGGATCATCATGACCGGGGTAGGGGTCATTTCACTGGCCGGGGTGGTGGTCAATAACGGAATCGTGCTCATCGACTATACCAACAAGCTGCGTCAGCGGGGCCTGGCGCTCCGGGAGGCGGTCGTCGCTGCCGGCGCCACCCGGCTGCGGCCGGTGGTCTTGACCGCCATCACCACCATCCTGGGGTTGATTCCCATGGTGACCGGGGTCTCCTTTGACTTTCACCAGGGGACCATCTCCTGGGTGAGCGAGTCCAGCCAGTGGTGGCGGAGCATGGCCATTGTGGTCATCTTCGGTTTGATGATCGCCACCTTTCTCACCCTGGTGGTAACCCCCACCCTGTATGCCTCGTTTGTCGAGGGCGGGCAACGGCTGAACAATTTCGCGGCCCGGCTGCAGCGGCTCTACTGGCGGCCCTATGAATGGCTGGCTCGGGAATCAGGGGACAGGGGACAGGGGACAGAGGACGGATGA
- the yhbY gene encoding ribosome assembly RNA-binding protein YhbY has product MNNDTIQENLTGKQVRFLRGLGHHLTPKVTIGREGITATLVAAARAVLTRHELIKVKVGNNCELERKEAAELLAEKSGAALVQVLGRTFLLYRANPDREKDERIVLP; this is encoded by the coding sequence GTGAATAACGATACCATCCAAGAAAACCTTACCGGCAAGCAGGTCCGGTTCCTGCGCGGGCTCGGCCATCATCTCACCCCCAAGGTCACCATCGGCCGGGAGGGGATCACCGCCACCCTGGTGGCCGCGGCCCGGGCGGTGCTCACCCGCCATGAGTTGATCAAGGTCAAGGTCGGCAACAACTGCGAACTGGAGCGGAAGGAGGCAGCGGAACTGCTGGCCGAAAAGAGCGGCGCCGCCCTGGTTCAGGTCCTGGGCAGGACCTTTCTGCTTTACCGCGCCAACCCGGACCGGGAAAAGGATGAGCGGATCGTGTTGCCTTAA